The following proteins are co-located in the Chloroflexota bacterium genome:
- a CDS encoding M20/M25/M40 family metallo-hydrolase yields the protein MSSQPSAPAPTPHALLERIDWSAIQNEATSILSAYVKLDSSHPVGRTVETARLLADHLATEGIEARIYTTPDPNKVNLLARLQAANPSGKALVLSHHMDVVPAVASDWTFDPYSGEVANGYVYGRGSLDDKGMGVMVLLTMLLLKRHGVELDRDVVMLATCDEEIGSTLGAKFMVDNHFADMDPAFVLDEGGGGQRGFYSAGDVYGIAVGEKKICRVTMIARAEPGHGSQPWDDSATHRLVRAVDRVLTVGTEDRECPPVAELIRRLGGDAARQEMASHRATRPLLHDTIALTLVEAGYKINIIPEKAEMSFDCRLLPDTDARAFVSNLEQLVNDPGITFDVEWPDADVAFAPTDGGLFTALEAACKAHMPRSLPVPTICVGGTDARFFREKGVPAYGLVPTMLTAEDRKGFHGLDERLAVENLLLGTRIMLDLTLRAAARA from the coding sequence GTGAGCAGTCAGCCGTCAGCCCCAGCACCCACGCCGCATGCCCTGCTCGAGCGCATCGACTGGAGCGCCATCCAGAACGAGGCGACAAGCATCCTCTCCGCGTACGTCAAGCTCGACAGCTCGCACCCGGTCGGCCGGACGGTGGAGACCGCCCGGCTCCTGGCCGATCACCTCGCCACCGAGGGCATCGAGGCCAGGATCTACACCACGCCGGACCCGAACAAGGTCAACCTGCTGGCCCGGCTGCAGGCCGCCAACCCATCCGGCAAGGCCCTGGTGCTCAGCCACCACATGGACGTGGTGCCGGCCGTCGCCTCGGACTGGACGTTTGACCCGTACTCCGGCGAGGTGGCGAACGGGTACGTCTACGGGCGCGGCAGCCTGGACGACAAGGGCATGGGCGTCATGGTGCTGCTGACGATGCTGCTCCTGAAGCGGCACGGCGTCGAGCTGGACCGCGATGTCGTCATGCTGGCGACCTGCGACGAGGAGATCGGCAGCACGCTCGGCGCGAAGTTCATGGTGGACAACCACTTCGCGGATATGGACCCGGCGTTCGTGCTGGACGAGGGCGGCGGCGGCCAGCGTGGGTTCTACAGCGCCGGCGACGTCTACGGCATCGCCGTGGGCGAGAAGAAGATCTGCCGCGTCACCATGATCGCGCGGGCCGAGCCAGGGCACGGCTCGCAGCCCTGGGATGACTCGGCCACGCATCGGCTGGTGCGGGCGGTGGACCGGGTGCTGACCGTCGGGACGGAGGACCGCGAGTGCCCACCCGTTGCCGAGCTGATCCGCCGACTGGGCGGGGACGCGGCGCGTCAGGAGATGGCCTCGCACCGGGCCACCCGGCCGCTGCTCCACGACACCATCGCGCTGACGCTGGTAGAGGCCGGCTACAAGATCAACATCATCCCCGAGAAGGCGGAGATGAGCTTCGACTGCCGCCTGCTGCCAGACACCGACGCCCGGGCGTTCGTCTCCAACCTGGAACAACTGGTGAACGACCCTGGCATCACCTTCGACGTGGAGTGGCCGGACGCCGACGTCGCCTTCGCACCGACCGATGGCGGCCTGTTCACGGCGCTGGAGGCGGCCTGCAAGGCGCACATGCCGCGCAGCCTGCCGGTCCCGACCATCTGCGTGGGCGGGACGGATGCCCGCTTCTTCCGCGAGAAGGGCGTCCCGGCCTACGGGCTGGTCCCGACGATGCTGACCGCCGAGGATCGCAAGGGGTTCCACGGCCTGGATGAGCGGCTGGCGGTGGAGAACCTGCTGCTCGGGACCAGGATCATGCTGGACCTGACGCTGCGCGCGGCTGCGCGGGCGTGA
- a CDS encoding ABC transporter substrate-binding protein, whose amino-acid sequence MVHRPLAFLFASLLGASTVLAACAPQAPRPGPAPTAAPSKPAAQPTTAAKPAEAAKPAAAEAAKPAAAKPAAAKPAATAPIADKRAQKLTVAIPADTGPLNIYSSDSKFDWMVELVFDKLLSPSPYAEKPLPALAESATQIDQSTWVVKVRDGVTWHDGKPFTAEDVVFTYTSFRDGSPNRHTHHVNDVPKIDRIVAEDARTVRFDCGYPCPSLGTVTFADLPILPKHIWEKVDKPQTFQDLPIGTGPYKLVELRPDQQYRFVANESYFLGKPLVDELVMPIIKDPTTTFTALRTGEIDVAARDVPPELLAELGRLPGVALAQTTPLSLVELRVNYERPPFDKPEFRRAFSQFIDRKAIVDTVLLGHGEPGLKGYTHPNSPWTRPGEATPFDRDGAKKLLDDLQFTDRNGDGVRETPDGQALEFGLIVPSNEPVWMRVAELISKQATEVGITLTVQPLDAGTVRRIGSTRQFDVYVSEIGPHGVADPDQFIMSHRSGYLWKAGLPYPAFDALWEEWKSTASIDARKQVSFKMQELHNKQPVSVPLYYPQTTTAYRTANFDQWQESRGYGIVHKWSLLPAAARNGAVVTP is encoded by the coding sequence ATGGTCCATCGTCCCCTGGCGTTCCTCTTTGCCAGCCTGCTGGGTGCGTCCACCGTGCTGGCGGCCTGTGCTCCGCAGGCGCCGCGGCCCGGCCCGGCCCCGACGGCCGCGCCCAGCAAGCCTGCCGCCCAGCCGACGACCGCTGCAAAGCCGGCCGAGGCCGCGAAGCCAGCGGCAGCCGAAGCCGCGAAGCCAGCCGCCGCGAAGCCAGCCGCCGCGAAGCCAGCGGCCACCGCGCCCATCGCCGATAAGCGCGCCCAGAAGCTCACCGTTGCCATTCCGGCAGACACCGGCCCGCTCAACATCTACAGCAGTGACAGCAAGTTTGACTGGATGGTCGAGCTGGTCTTCGACAAGCTGCTCTCGCCGTCCCCGTACGCCGAGAAGCCGCTGCCCGCCCTCGCCGAGAGCGCCACGCAGATCGACCAGAGCACCTGGGTGGTGAAGGTCCGCGATGGCGTCACCTGGCACGACGGCAAGCCGTTCACCGCCGAGGACGTGGTCTTCACCTACACCTCGTTCCGCGATGGCTCGCCGAACCGCCACACCCACCACGTCAACGACGTGCCGAAGATCGACCGGATTGTTGCTGAGGATGCGCGGACGGTCCGCTTTGACTGCGGCTACCCGTGTCCATCCCTCGGCACCGTGACCTTCGCCGATCTGCCGATCCTCCCAAAGCACATCTGGGAGAAGGTTGACAAGCCGCAGACGTTCCAGGATCTCCCCATCGGTACGGGGCCGTACAAGCTCGTGGAGCTGCGCCCGGACCAGCAGTATCGCTTCGTTGCCAACGAGTCGTACTTCCTGGGCAAGCCGCTCGTGGACGAGCTGGTGATGCCGATCATCAAGGATCCGACCACCACCTTCACGGCGCTTCGGACGGGCGAGATCGACGTGGCCGCGCGCGACGTGCCGCCGGAGCTGCTGGCTGAGCTGGGGCGGCTGCCGGGCGTCGCGCTGGCCCAGACAACGCCGCTCTCCCTGGTTGAGCTGCGCGTCAACTACGAGCGCCCGCCCTTCGACAAGCCCGAGTTCCGCCGCGCCTTCTCGCAGTTCATTGACCGCAAGGCCATCGTAGACACCGTGCTGCTTGGGCACGGCGAGCCGGGGCTGAAGGGGTACACCCACCCGAACTCACCCTGGACCCGGCCGGGCGAGGCCACTCCGTTTGACCGCGATGGTGCGAAGAAGCTGCTGGACGACCTCCAGTTCACCGACCGCAACGGCGACGGCGTCCGGGAGACGCCTGATGGACAGGCGCTCGAATTCGGGCTGATCGTGCCCTCGAACGAGCCGGTCTGGATGCGCGTCGCCGAGCTGATCTCGAAGCAGGCCACCGAGGTTGGCATCACCCTGACGGTGCAGCCTCTTGACGCGGGCACCGTTCGGCGGATCGGCTCCACGCGCCAGTTCGACGTGTATGTCAGCGAGATCGGCCCGCACGGCGTGGCGGACCCGGACCAGTTCATCATGTCGCACCGCTCGGGCTATCTCTGGAAGGCGGGCCTGCCGTACCCCGCGTTCGACGCCCTCTGGGAGGAGTGGAAGAGCACCGCCAGCATCGACGCCCGCAAGCAGGTCTCCTTCAAGATGCAGGAGCTGCACAACAAGCAGCCGGTCAGCGTGCCGCTCTACTACCCGCAGACGACCACGGCGTACCGGACGGCCAACTTCGATCAGTGGCAGGAGTCCCGTGGGTACGGCATCGTCCACAAGTGGTCGCTGCTGCCAGCCGCCGCCCGCAACGGGGCGGTCGTGACGCCGTAG
- a CDS encoding ABC transporter permease codes for MLREGGARLVQYALVLWIALTLNFALPRLAPGDPLDYLFGQEVNTLTEAQKQQVLRELRLDRPVLEQYVGYFTGIVQGDFGRSVRYRAPVAEVLADRVRWTLLLIVPALILKAVIGTVLGAVAAWRRGSGQDLGLLTAMLSLDSMPAFWTGMILISVFAVQLGWLPSFGAMPLGASSDPATLALEIGRRLILPVTTITLATVGAVFLLARASMLTTLGEDYVMMAQAKGLPERTVLLRHVLRNALLPVYTSLTLSLGVLASGAVVVETVFSYPGLGRVIYEGVLARDYPLLQGAFLLVTVGVVAANLLADLTYPLLDPRVRHAGAA; via the coding sequence ATGCTCCGTGAAGGTGGCGCCAGGCTGGTGCAGTACGCACTGGTGCTCTGGATCGCCCTGACCCTCAACTTTGCTCTGCCGCGCCTGGCCCCGGGCGATCCGCTGGATTACCTGTTCGGCCAGGAGGTCAATACGCTCACCGAGGCGCAGAAGCAGCAGGTGCTGCGTGAGCTTCGGCTCGACCGTCCGGTCCTCGAACAGTACGTCGGCTATTTCACCGGCATCGTGCAGGGCGACTTCGGCCGCTCGGTGCGGTACCGCGCGCCGGTCGCCGAGGTGTTGGCGGATCGTGTCCGCTGGACGCTCCTGCTGATCGTCCCCGCTCTGATCCTGAAAGCGGTGATCGGGACCGTCCTCGGCGCCGTGGCGGCATGGCGGCGCGGCTCCGGGCAGGATCTCGGGCTGCTGACGGCGATGCTTTCCCTGGACTCGATGCCGGCCTTCTGGACCGGGATGATCCTGATCTCGGTGTTTGCCGTGCAGTTGGGCTGGCTGCCCTCCTTCGGCGCGATGCCGCTGGGCGCGAGCAGTGACCCGGCGACGCTCGCGCTGGAGATCGGGCGACGGCTGATCTTGCCGGTCACCACCATCACCCTGGCGACGGTCGGCGCCGTCTTCCTGCTGGCCCGCGCCTCGATGCTGACCACGCTCGGCGAAGATTACGTGATGATGGCGCAGGCGAAGGGCTTGCCCGAGCGCACCGTCCTGCTGCGACACGTCCTGCGGAATGCGCTGCTGCCCGTCTATACCAGCCTGACGCTCAGCCTGGGCGTGCTGGCGAGTGGGGCTGTCGTCGTCGAGACCGTGTTCTCGTACCCGGGGCTCGGGCGCGTGATCTACGAGGGCGTTCTTGCACGGGACTATCCGCTGCTGCAGGGGGCCTTCCTGCTGGTGACCGTTGGCGTCGTCGCCGCCAACCTGCTTGCCGATCTGACGTACCCGCTGCTCGACCCACGGGTGAGACACGCCGGAGCCGCCTGA
- a CDS encoding dipeptide/oligopeptide/nickel ABC transporter permease/ATP-binding protein: protein MRTATDTLAVEEPSGDRPGGWLSRVGVTGSPGDTVGVVGVGLLLLVALPAILAPLIAPYNPATQVVAPFSPPTWGHPLGGNDIGQDLLSELIYGARVSLLIGVLAAVIATVVGTAVGLVAGFFRGLTDAALMRFVDVLLALPFLPLMIVLGVYVGPGLVTEIAVIGAVIWARTAREIRSQVLSLRERSFVMAARSMGASNGYLLVRHLAPAVAPLVIPQLVRAANVAILLEASLSFLGLGDPAAKSWGTMLYYANARGAFLMDAWLWWVVPPGLCIGAVVLGFAFVGYALEERVRPRLQTVQNRGAIAPPVVDTESSEAETTWPDVPLVVDGLTVEYATAVGTVRAVDDVSLTIRPGEALGIVGESGSGKTTLVTTVLGLLRPPARIATGRVLLAGEDLARARPSDLQRLRGKAVALVPQSAMNALNPVITIGDQVAEAIAVHQALPRPTLRARVSELLALVGIPASRAGAYPHELSGGMRQRVVIAMALANDPALIVADEPTTGLDVLVQAEILTLLADLRRRLGLSILFISHDLPVVLRVVDRLAVMYQGEIVEQGDAREIVAHPTNPYTRRLLVSVPRLHDAHGAEGAVS from the coding sequence ATGAGAACTGCGACCGATACGCTGGCTGTTGAAGAGCCATCCGGCGACAGGCCTGGCGGCTGGCTCTCGCGGGTGGGCGTCACGGGATCCCCCGGCGACACCGTGGGCGTCGTGGGGGTCGGCCTGCTGCTGCTCGTTGCGCTGCCGGCCATCCTGGCGCCGCTGATCGCCCCATACAACCCAGCGACGCAAGTCGTCGCCCCGTTCTCGCCACCGACCTGGGGGCATCCGCTCGGCGGCAACGACATCGGCCAGGATCTCCTGAGCGAGCTGATCTACGGGGCGCGGGTCTCGCTCCTGATCGGCGTGTTGGCGGCGGTCATCGCGACGGTGGTCGGGACGGCTGTCGGGCTGGTGGCCGGCTTCTTCCGGGGCCTGACTGATGCCGCCCTGATGCGCTTCGTGGACGTGCTGTTGGCCCTGCCGTTCCTGCCGCTGATGATCGTGCTCGGCGTCTATGTCGGCCCCGGGCTGGTCACGGAGATCGCCGTCATCGGGGCGGTGATCTGGGCCAGGACCGCCCGCGAGATTCGCTCGCAGGTGCTCTCGCTGCGCGAGCGCAGCTTCGTCATGGCTGCCCGCTCGATGGGCGCTTCGAACGGCTATCTGCTCGTGCGACACCTCGCGCCGGCCGTCGCGCCACTGGTGATCCCGCAGCTGGTGCGCGCCGCGAACGTCGCGATTCTGCTCGAAGCCTCGCTCAGCTTCCTGGGCCTTGGCGATCCGGCCGCCAAGAGCTGGGGCACCATGCTCTACTACGCGAACGCCCGCGGCGCGTTCCTGATGGATGCCTGGCTCTGGTGGGTCGTGCCACCGGGCCTCTGCATCGGAGCGGTCGTGCTCGGGTTTGCGTTCGTCGGGTACGCCCTGGAAGAGCGGGTGCGTCCGCGCCTGCAGACGGTGCAGAACCGTGGCGCGATCGCACCACCGGTCGTCGATACCGAGTCTTCGGAGGCCGAGACCACGTGGCCGGACGTTCCGCTGGTGGTCGACGGGCTGACCGTGGAGTACGCGACTGCCGTCGGGACGGTTCGGGCCGTTGACGACGTGAGCCTGACGATTCGGCCCGGCGAAGCGCTGGGGATCGTCGGCGAATCTGGGAGCGGCAAGACCACGCTGGTGACCACCGTGCTCGGGCTGCTGCGCCCGCCGGCCCGAATTGCCACCGGGCGGGTGCTCCTGGCGGGGGAGGATCTGGCCAGGGCGCGGCCGTCCGACCTGCAGCGACTCCGTGGCAAGGCCGTGGCGCTGGTGCCGCAGAGCGCCATGAACGCGCTCAACCCGGTCATCACCATCGGCGATCAAGTTGCCGAGGCGATTGCCGTGCATCAGGCGCTGCCGCGCCCCACGCTGCGTGCGCGCGTCTCGGAGCTGCTGGCGCTGGTCGGCATCCCGGCGTCGCGGGCAGGGGCGTACCCGCACGAGCTGAGCGGCGGGATGCGGCAGCGGGTCGTGATCGCGATGGCGCTGGCGAACGATCCGGCCCTGATCGTCGCGGATGAGCCGACGACGGGCCTCGACGTGCTGGTGCAGGCCGAGATTCTGACTCTGCTGGCCGATCTCCGGAGACGGCTCGGCCTGTCGATCCTGTTCATCTCGCACGATCTTCCAGTCGTCCTGCGCGTCGTGGATCGGCTGGCGGTGATGTACCAGGGTGAGATCGTGGAGCAGGGCGATGCGCGGGAGATCGTGGCCCACCCGACCAATCCGTACACCCGCCGCCTGCTGGTGTCGGTGCCGCGCCTGCACGACGCTCACGGGGCGGAAGGAGCCGTCTCATGA
- a CDS encoding ABC transporter ATP-binding protein: MTVEAQPVLHLLDVRKSFRGRGWRASSHVVLDGVSFRVEPGEAVGLVGGSGAGKSTIARLVAGLEPADSGEILFEGTAIAGLRGDALRAMRRRLHLVFQDPYDALPPTMHIRDVVAEPLTIHGIGTPAERLVRVCEALDAVSLTPADRFLNRFPHQLSGGERQRVALARAVILHPRLIVADEPTTMLDVSLRLELLALMTRLGREQGISYLYITHDLALARAFCDRLLILDQGQIVEAGPSGQIIEQPEHPYTQRLVGAAVSLPDEAWRPT; the protein is encoded by the coding sequence ATGACGGTTGAGGCGCAGCCTGTCCTGCACCTGCTGGACGTGCGGAAGTCGTTTCGGGGGCGGGGCTGGCGCGCTTCCTCCCATGTGGTGCTGGACGGCGTGAGCTTCCGTGTCGAGCCAGGTGAGGCCGTCGGGCTGGTCGGTGGGAGCGGTGCCGGCAAGAGCACTATCGCCCGCCTGGTGGCCGGGCTGGAGCCGGCCGACAGCGGCGAGATCCTTTTCGAGGGAACGGCCATCGCTGGCCTGCGCGGCGATGCGCTACGGGCGATGCGGCGGCGGCTGCATCTGGTCTTTCAGGATCCGTACGACGCCCTGCCGCCGACCATGCACATCCGCGACGTGGTGGCCGAGCCGCTGACGATCCACGGCATCGGCACACCTGCCGAACGGTTGGTGCGCGTCTGCGAGGCGCTCGACGCGGTGTCGCTGACGCCGGCCGACCGGTTCCTGAACCGCTTCCCCCATCAGTTGTCCGGAGGGGAGCGGCAGCGTGTGGCGCTGGCGCGGGCCGTGATTCTGCATCCGCGCCTGATCGTCGCCGACGAGCCGACGACCATGCTGGATGTCTCGCTCCGCCTGGAGCTGCTTGCGCTGATGACCCGCCTCGGCCGCGAGCAGGGCATCAGCTACCTCTACATCACCCATGACCTCGCCCTGGCGCGGGCGTTTTGCGACCGTCTGCTGATCCTCGACCAGGGTCAGATCGTCGAGGCCGGACCGTCCGGCCAGATTATCGAACAGCCCGAGCACCCCTACACCCAGCGGCTGGTGGGGGCCGCCGTCTCCCTGCCCGACGAGGCCTGGCGGCCGACGTGA
- a CDS encoding phosphate starvation-inducible protein PhoH has translation MSGIALLHPSRSYTHAQVSDSDLRDAIVAHDIYDLPALDLSAYGGLIVSSGCDQEFLLLHRDRVRAFLDAGKVLAFSGHLFRPWLPGAGMFHPKTIRSYHDYVVSLVADHPVFEGVRAEDLTFRKGVAGFFARGHHEPPAGAEIIAMLPGGEPIVYVDRVSTRGVILVHAGNDLLASVDRDSTAGRIAGQLLRWMLAEADALTRVEVPA, from the coding sequence ATGTCCGGAATCGCGCTGCTCCACCCCTCCCGAAGCTACACCCATGCACAGGTGTCAGACTCGGACCTCCGCGACGCCATCGTCGCCCACGACATCTACGATCTGCCCGCGCTCGACCTCAGCGCCTACGGCGGCCTGATCGTCTCCAGCGGCTGTGACCAGGAGTTTCTGCTGCTGCACCGCGACCGGGTGCGCGCCTTCCTCGACGCCGGCAAGGTGCTGGCGTTCAGCGGCCACCTGTTCCGCCCCTGGCTGCCGGGCGCCGGTATGTTCCATCCGAAGACGATCCGCTCGTACCACGACTACGTGGTGTCGCTGGTCGCTGACCACCCGGTGTTCGAGGGTGTCCGCGCCGAGGATCTGACGTTCCGTAAGGGGGTGGCTGGCTTCTTTGCACGCGGTCACCACGAGCCGCCGGCCGGCGCGGAGATCATCGCGATGCTGCCCGGCGGCGAGCCCATCGTCTACGTGGATCGCGTCTCCACGCGTGGGGTCATCCTGGTGCACGCTGGCAACGATCTGCTGGCATCGGTGGACCGCGACTCGACCGCTGGACGGATCGCAGGGCAGTTGTTGCGCTGGATGCTCGCCGAGGCCGACGCCCTTACGCGCGTGGAGGTGCCCGCATGA
- a CDS encoding mandelate racemase/muconate lactonizing enzyme family protein — translation MPYQQPIRCAALAVSRIPVNHRGDWVFVALTDAAGRVGYGEASHSGDDAATIALLTGPLQQHVLGVVWDDPAAAWAVLDQAAPAGTPRRVAATAASAVEQALWDLRAQVEGVPLPHLLGARPDQRTVPLYANINRATVERMPAGFAANAARAVREGFRAIKLAPFDEVVYGSLPGERRRLAEPGLARVAAVREAVGPEIRVQVDCHWRFDVASALEVASELAALNVGWLEDPVPYEDGPEDTLAVRLRAPLPVATGERLISAAAFEPFLAAGAAEFYLPDVKHIGGIGELLKLAAASKDRGVWITPHNPSGPISTLASASALASVPHAAPLEFAWGEADWRPTVLDPAERIEGGALVLPLGRPGLGAALAPQFTSSGIA, via the coding sequence ATGCCGTACCAGCAGCCGATCCGTTGCGCCGCGTTGGCGGTGAGCCGCATACCTGTCAACCACCGTGGTGACTGGGTCTTCGTCGCCCTCACGGATGCGGCCGGCCGCGTGGGGTATGGCGAGGCGTCCCACAGCGGCGACGATGCCGCCACCATCGCCCTGCTGACGGGGCCGCTCCAGCAGCACGTGCTCGGCGTCGTCTGGGACGACCCCGCGGCAGCCTGGGCGGTGCTGGATCAGGCGGCTCCCGCTGGCACGCCGCGCCGGGTGGCGGCCACCGCTGCCAGTGCCGTCGAGCAGGCGTTGTGGGATCTCCGCGCCCAGGTGGAGGGCGTGCCGCTTCCCCACCTGCTCGGCGCGCGTCCCGATCAGCGGACGGTGCCGCTCTACGCCAACATCAACCGCGCCACCGTGGAGCGGATGCCGGCTGGCTTCGCGGCCAACGCCGCGCGGGCCGTCCGCGAGGGGTTTCGCGCCATCAAGCTCGCGCCGTTCGACGAGGTCGTGTACGGCTCGCTGCCCGGTGAGCGCCGCCGCCTCGCCGAGCCTGGGCTGGCGCGCGTCGCGGCCGTTCGTGAGGCCGTCGGGCCAGAGATCCGGGTGCAGGTGGACTGCCACTGGCGCTTCGACGTGGCGAGCGCCCTGGAGGTAGCCTCGGAGCTGGCGGCGCTCAACGTCGGCTGGCTCGAAGACCCCGTCCCGTACGAGGATGGCCCCGAGGACACGCTGGCCGTCAGGCTGAGAGCGCCGCTGCCGGTGGCCACCGGCGAGCGACTCATCAGCGCGGCGGCCTTCGAGCCGTTCCTCGCAGCCGGCGCGGCGGAGTTCTACCTGCCGGATGTGAAGCACATCGGCGGTATCGGCGAGTTATTGAAACTGGCCGCTGCCAGCAAGGATCGGGGCGTCTGGATCACGCCGCACAACCCGAGCGGGCCGATCAGCACCCTGGCGAGCGCGTCGGCCCTGGCGAGCGTGCCGCACGCCGCGCCGCTGGAGTTCGCGTGGGGCGAGGCCGACTGGCGGCCCACCGTCCTCGATCCTGCCGAGCGCATCGAGGGCGGCGCACTGGTGCTGCCGTTGGGCCGCCCGGGCCTCGGCGCGGCTCTGGCCCCCCAATTCACGAGTTCCGGAATAGCCTGA
- a CDS encoding DUF5615 family PIN-like protein has protein sequence MLRLLLDEHISHVIADTLARRRPEISITTVQQWRGGQLSGMPDDVVLLAAAEDRLTLVSSDVNTIPAIVREMGALGQAHAGVILVRRDLTHTNNFGRLVRALELFWDQECHADWTERIDFLRVPSHY, from the coding sequence ATGCTGCGCCTGCTTCTCGACGAGCACATCTCGCACGTCATCGCTGATACGCTGGCACGGCGGCGTCCGGAGATCAGCATCACCACGGTACAGCAATGGCGCGGCGGCCAGCTTTCTGGCATGCCTGATGATGTGGTACTCCTCGCCGCGGCCGAGGACAGACTCACGCTTGTCTCCAGTGACGTGAACACTATTCCGGCGATCGTCAGGGAGATGGGGGCACTTGGGCAGGCCCATGCCGGCGTCATCCTTGTTCGGCGGGATCTGACCCACACCAACAATTTCGGTCGCCTCGTTCGCGCACTTGAGCTGTTCTGGGACCAGGAATGTCACGCGGACTGGACCGAGCGCATCGACTTCCTCCGCGTCCCTTCGCACTATTAG
- a CDS encoding ribbon-helix-helix protein, CopG family encodes MSKVVTLRLPEATAERLKKVARRAGRSVSETGARSIEEWLRQQEFADIEFREFQGQRLACLKGSIRLWKLIMAAQDYDLDPARTAEHLQLPVHRVQAALNYYAAYPEEIDRMIAENDAVTFEDLQRVLPSIRLTTIVVQDDADPLTP; translated from the coding sequence ATGTCGAAAGTGGTGACGCTGCGTCTGCCTGAGGCGACGGCCGAGCGCCTCAAGAAGGTCGCCCGGCGGGCTGGCCGCTCGGTGAGCGAGACCGGCGCGCGCTCGATCGAGGAGTGGCTGCGGCAGCAGGAGTTCGCCGACATCGAGTTCCGCGAGTTCCAGGGGCAGCGCCTCGCCTGCCTGAAGGGCAGTATCCGGCTCTGGAAGCTCATCATGGCCGCCCAGGACTATGACCTCGACCCTGCGAGGACTGCTGAACACCTTCAACTACCGGTGCACCGGGTTCAGGCGGCCCTCAACTACTACGCAGCCTATCCTGAAGAGATCGACCGAATGATTGCTGAGAACGACGCAGTCACCTTTGAGGACTTGCAGCGTGTCCTGCCGAGTATTCGGTTGACGACCATCGTCGTGCAGGACGATGCTGATCCGCTGACGCCTTGA
- a CDS encoding protein-glutamate O-methyltransferase CheR, with protein sequence MIDDLGYAQFQKTVQRLIGVDLASYRQGQMRRRLDALVARVGVNGFAEYAKLLERDQSRLQEFRDYFTINVTEFFRDPDRFRYLESKVLPELLAGRTALKVWSAACSIGAEPYSVAILLKELAPTLSHKITATDVDVTIVDRARRANKYVQAELKNVAPARLEKAFTKMPDGTYTVKSDVRQLVDIKLHNLLTAPPAQGYDLILCRNVVIYFTDEAKATLYDHLVGALRPGGVLFVGGTEMVAAAHQLGLSSIGPSFYRKEEQAGVAGRPRLRMAAGMR encoded by the coding sequence ATGATCGACGACCTTGGCTATGCACAATTCCAGAAGACTGTACAGCGGCTGATCGGCGTCGATCTGGCGTCTTACCGGCAGGGGCAGATGCGACGGCGGCTTGACGCACTGGTCGCACGTGTCGGCGTCAACGGCTTTGCCGAGTACGCCAAGCTGCTGGAGCGCGATCAGTCCCGGCTGCAGGAGTTCCGCGACTACTTCACCATCAACGTCACCGAGTTCTTCCGGGATCCGGACCGCTTCCGCTACCTGGAGAGCAAGGTGCTGCCGGAGCTGCTGGCCGGGCGGACAGCGTTGAAGGTCTGGAGCGCGGCCTGCTCCATCGGTGCGGAGCCGTACTCCGTGGCGATCCTCCTCAAGGAGCTGGCCCCGACGCTCTCACACAAGATCACGGCCACCGACGTGGACGTGACGATTGTCGACCGGGCTCGCCGCGCCAACAAGTACGTCCAGGCCGAGCTGAAGAACGTCGCGCCGGCCCGGCTGGAGAAGGCGTTCACCAAGATGCCAGACGGCACCTACACGGTGAAGTCAGATGTGCGGCAGCTGGTGGACATCAAGCTCCACAACCTGCTGACCGCGCCGCCGGCCCAGGGCTACGACCTGATCCTCTGCCGGAACGTGGTGATCTACTTCACCGACGAGGCCAAGGCAACCCTCTACGATCATCTCGTCGGGGCGCTGCGGCCGGGTGGCGTGCTGTTCGTGGGCGGCACCGAGATGGTGGCTGCCGCGCACCAGCTGGGGCTGTCGTCCATCGGGCCGTCGTTCTACCGGAAGGAAGAGCAGGCCGGGGTGGCCGGCCGGCCGCGCCTGCGGATGGCCGCCGGGATGCGGTAG